The Umboniibacter marinipuniceus genomic sequence TTCTTGAGCAACAGGACAACGTTAATCCCGCTTATCTCACGCTCAAAGCTGCCGCTCAGGCTCAGCTGGGCGAATTGGAAGAAGCGGTTCTCACCTATAACTACCTGATTGAACACTACCCCGCCCAAGCGAATATTGTCATGAGCCTTGGCCATACCCATAAGGCCATTGGCGCTCAGGAGGAGGCGATTGCCGCCTACCTTGAGACCATTAAGCTCAACCCCAACCTGGGCGAAGCCTATTGGAGTTTGGCGAACATGAAGGTATTCAAGTTTGACGACGAACTCCTGGCGCAAATGCACACGCTCGCCAGCAGCGGCGCGCTCACCCGTGAAGATGCCTACCACCTTGCCTTCGCTCTGGGCAAAGCTTATGAGGATCGCAAAGCATACAACAGCTCATTCGAGTACTACGAAAAGGGCAATAACATTAAAGCGGTCATCGAGCGCTACAGTGCAGACGCCAACCACGCCGATTCGCAGCGCACCATTCAAGTTAGCACCCCCGCGTTGTTTGCGGAAACCTCATTGGGCTGCCAGCGACCGGATCCGATTTTTGTTGTTGGCCTACCGCGGTCTGGCTCAACACTGATTGAACAAATTCTCGCCTCGCACAGCCAAGTAGACGGCACCAAGGAGCTCCCTGACATTATCGCCATGGCGAGGCGGCTCTCGGGACGAAATAAGAAGACAGACCCTTCTAACTATCCGGAAGTACTGGCCGAGCTAACGCCAGAGCAGCGCCTTCAATTGGGCGAAGAGTATTTGGAACGCGCTGCCGCCCAGCGCGGTAACGCCCCCTTCTTCATTGATAAGATGCCTAACAACTTCGCACACATTGCGCTCATCCAACTAATCTTACCCAATGCCAAGATTATTGATGCGCGTCGCCACCCCATGGCAGCTTGCTTTGGTGGCTACAAGCAACTCTTCGCCTCGGGGCAGCGTTTTAGCTATCGCCTAGAGGACATTGGCCGCTACTACCAAGATTACGAGCAACTGATGGCTCACTTCGACCAAGTGTTACCTGGACGCATTCATAGGGTGTGTTATGAAAACATGGTCAATGACACTGAAAATGAAATCCGAAAGCTGTTAGACTACTGCAATCTTAATTTCGAAGAGGCTTGCGTGAATTTTCATCAGACGGAACGATCAGTGAGAACGGCCAGTTCTGAACAGGTTCGCCAACCCATTTACACCAGTGCCGTCGAGCTCTGGAAAGCCTACGGCGAAACGCTTTCGCCGCTCCAACACCTACTTCAAGAAACCACACTGAACTACGAGAGGCTCATTTAGAATAATGAGCCTCCCCACCCTATTTGCGCCACCTAAACAGGTGAATTTATCTTACCTATAGACAAATTTTCCTCGTTTGCTTTACCCCGTGCAATGCCATTGAATAGGGAAACACTGCCATGTTTTGGCAGGGTCGTGATGTATCCGTTGCAAAGCGGATTCGACCTCCACTATTCAATAACTATAAGAACGATACTGGAGACAACCAAATGAATAACACTCGCTTGCCGAGTCGCGAGGCTACTAAAGCTTTAAATCGCGCTCTAACTACTCAGCTGAAACGCAAAGATCTTGCCATCGGTATTGGTGCAGCAGTGGCTAGCACCGCTGCCTTCGCGCAAACCGAAGCACCCGTTGCCGCTCAAGCTACGGCAATTGAAGAAGTTTTAGTTACCGCGCGGAAGCGCACCGAAAGCCTGCAAGATGTTCCTATTAGCGTTCAAGCACTCAGTTCGCAGGATTTGGAAAATCAGGGCGTTAGTAACTTCAATGATTACGCGCTCATGCTCCCTAACCTCAGCTATCAGTCGGCCGGCCCAGGTCTTGCGCAGGTTTATATGCGTGGTGCCTCCGATGGTGGCGACGGTAATGCCTCTGGTCAGCACCCAAGTGTTGCCATTTACCTTGATGAGCAGCCAGTTACCGCAATTGGTCGTAACTTAGACGTTCACGTTTATGACATCGCGCGTGTTGAAGCACTTGCCGGCCCACAGGGCACTTTCTTCGGAGCGTCGTCGCAGGGTGGTACGCTTCGTATTATTACCAACCAGCCTGACACCACCCAATTCGAAGGTGGCT encodes the following:
- a CDS encoding tetratricopeptide repeat-containing sulfotransferase family protein — protein: MTNAHTQSLKEAVFHAQSLIDNNQFSLAEEQAREILVVAPGNINALRVLGTALRKQQRLSEAQQHLAEVVRQQPKFALAQQELGLCLAQQGEYEVAAQHLEAATNLDASLAAAWQGLANAHGALGNEAASRAALHQQLQHSSQAPELVAAMQDFNARRIAEAEQKVRNYLKQHPTDVSAIRLLAEIAIKLKLYKDAESLLERALELAPDFHLARLNYASALHGRQRPQEALAQIAILEQQDNVNPAYLTLKAAAQAQLGELEEAVLTYNYLIEHYPAQANIVMSLGHTHKAIGAQEEAIAAYLETIKLNPNLGEAYWSLANMKVFKFDDELLAQMHTLASSGALTREDAYHLAFALGKAYEDRKAYNSSFEYYEKGNNIKAVIERYSADANHADSQRTIQVSTPALFAETSLGCQRPDPIFVVGLPRSGSTLIEQILASHSQVDGTKELPDIIAMARRLSGRNKKTDPSNYPEVLAELTPEQRLQLGEEYLERAAAQRGNAPFFIDKMPNNFAHIALIQLILPNAKIIDARRHPMAACFGGYKQLFASGQRFSYRLEDIGRYYQDYEQLMAHFDQVLPGRIHRVCYENMVNDTENEIRKLLDYCNLNFEEACVNFHQTERSVRTASSEQVRQPIYTSAVELWKAYGETLSPLQHLLQETTLNYERLI